From a region of the uncultured Desulfatiglans sp. genome:
- a CDS encoding conserved exported hypothetical protein (Evidence 4 : Unknown function but conserved in other organisms), with amino-acid sequence MPIFRNRRFASVLLSALMAVGIACLPFLPAEAKDKIVQSDSDKDGKIDQVAHFDKKGKLSKLEVDTNSDEVMDRVQYYKDGKIVRVEADRNFDGKVDRWDYFETEKRVRHESASLQTGRLEQVIEFDGNERPLTIRKDTTGDGSFDTVYQYEAGQLASVTKDTNKDGKIDVWEFFKAEKPVERRADTNGDGRVDEMIFYGADGLPSESRHGIYAPGKAETVRTYLRGNLQEQRKDLDHDGRFEAVMTFRNGEPLEEKKDVNGDGRIDAVTRYQKGAPAKQEKDTNFDGVMDVFLQLDRNGLPRTIEEDTRHQGRIDRVTFLERGVPARMLYDTENDGFKDTETLFKGGKPSLQKVDRNKDGKTDATIRFDEQGHKKKVENDSDLDGRIDAWEYYQKGELVKLERDEAGEGSITSRVLFKKGRKFKSQEDRDRDGFFETVQWFEQSPWSRVIEVDANRDGTAEARYCYQGDILRLKELDEDGDGRLDLREHFDEQGKLVKSEEGDGASGTLDLTWFYDDAEQAVRAEKDRDGDGKIDIWYHYDKGSLVLLEEDTNGDGKPDLWEEYDEAEALVRRSKDYNLDGRPDVFEEP; translated from the coding sequence ATGCCTATTTTTCGCAATCGACGGTTTGCCTCCGTTCTGCTCAGCGCTTTGATGGCGGTCGGTATCGCATGCCTGCCGTTCCTGCCGGCTGAGGCCAAGGATAAAATCGTCCAGAGCGACAGCGACAAAGACGGGAAAATCGACCAGGTCGCCCATTTCGACAAGAAGGGAAAACTGTCGAAGCTGGAGGTGGACACCAACAGCGACGAGGTCATGGACCGCGTCCAATACTACAAAGACGGAAAGATCGTCAGGGTCGAAGCCGACCGGAACTTCGACGGAAAAGTGGACCGTTGGGATTATTTCGAGACCGAAAAACGGGTCAGGCATGAAAGCGCCTCCCTCCAAACAGGCCGTCTGGAGCAAGTGATCGAATTCGACGGAAACGAGCGCCCGCTGACCATCCGTAAGGACACCACGGGAGACGGATCATTCGACACGGTTTACCAGTACGAGGCGGGCCAACTCGCCTCCGTGACCAAGGACACGAACAAGGACGGCAAGATCGACGTCTGGGAGTTCTTCAAAGCCGAGAAGCCCGTGGAAAGACGCGCTGACACCAACGGCGACGGCCGGGTGGATGAGATGATCTTCTACGGGGCCGACGGCCTGCCGTCCGAAAGCCGGCACGGAATTTACGCCCCAGGCAAGGCGGAAACGGTGCGGACATACCTCCGGGGGAATCTGCAGGAGCAGCGGAAGGACCTGGACCACGACGGCCGCTTCGAGGCCGTGATGACCTTCAGGAACGGAGAACCCCTCGAGGAGAAAAAGGACGTCAACGGCGACGGCCGTATCGATGCAGTGACGCGCTATCAGAAAGGAGCCCCCGCCAAACAGGAAAAAGACACTAACTTCGACGGGGTCATGGACGTGTTTCTCCAGCTCGACCGAAACGGGCTCCCCCGAACAATCGAGGAAGACACCCGCCATCAGGGCCGAATCGACCGGGTCACCTTTCTCGAACGGGGCGTTCCCGCCCGAATGCTCTACGACACTGAAAATGACGGCTTCAAGGACACGGAAACCCTTTTCAAAGGAGGGAAGCCTTCCCTGCAGAAAGTCGACAGAAACAAGGACGGGAAGACCGACGCGACCATCCGGTTCGACGAGCAAGGCCACAAAAAGAAGGTCGAAAACGATTCGGACCTGGATGGAAGGATCGATGCCTGGGAGTATTATCAGAAGGGTGAACTGGTGAAGCTCGAACGGGACGAAGCGGGCGAAGGCTCGATCACCTCCAGGGTCCTCTTCAAAAAGGGCCGGAAGTTCAAGAGCCAGGAAGACCGGGACCGGGACGGCTTCTTCGAGACGGTCCAATGGTTCGAGCAATCCCCCTGGTCCCGGGTCATCGAGGTGGACGCCAACCGCGACGGCACGGCAGAGGCGCGCTATTGCTACCAGGGGGATATCCTCAGGCTCAAGGAATTGGACGAGGACGGCGACGGCAGGCTGGATCTCCGTGAACACTTCGACGAACAGGGCAAGCTCGTGAAGAGCGAAGAAGGCGACGGCGCTTCGGGGACCCTCGATCTGACGTGGTTCTACGATGATGCCGAACAGGCCGTCAGGGCCGAAAAGGACCGTGACGGCGACGGCAAAATCGATATCTGGTACCACTACGACAAGGGAAGCCTTGTCCTGCTCGAGGAGGACACCAACGGCGACGGGAAACCGGACCTCTGGGAGGAGTACGACGAAGCGGAGGCGCTGGTGCGCCGCTCGAAGGACTATAATCTGGACGGGCGTCCCGACGTTTTCGAGGAGCCGTAG
- a CDS encoding hypothetical protein (Evidence 5 : Unknown function) encodes MRLFGKSVNRAFFSRMAFPGSDQFEDRGEHQRDLLGEEACRGLRERGCLTDRPKGRRIEVGVPRGLHNLEVLDIPVEGDHKFHFHAALDLHRLGGFGVFLLPFDFEPNEFEIGGVAVEFERRLFNDRRGPSIDTDGRRTRHPGNRDTLDQAVRRLGVHGLHLHRCDGGDGPLLDRRPLQIPGFGRRGSETGAGDVAGDRLGDVLDGQFDVLEHARSVNAGDMEKKDGMNPEGNQDEASQEPIGLLLFPDRGYRVRHRPIFRDPFPWQGRVCLPPPPWRCP; translated from the coding sequence GTGCGCCTTTTTGGGAAATCGGTGAACCGCGCGTTCTTTTCTCGAATGGCATTCCCCGGTTCAGATCAATTCGAAGACCGCGGTGAACACCAGCGGGATCTCCTGGGTGAAGAGGCTTGCCGGGGGCTTCGGGAACGGGGCTGCCTCACGGACCGCCCGAAGGGCCGCCGTATCGAGGTCGGCGTGCCGCGAGGACTCCACAATCTCGAGGTCTTGGATATTCCCGTCGAGGGTGATCACAAATTTCACTTTCACGCGGCCCTGGATCTGCATCGCCTTGGCGGCTTCGGGGTATTTCTTCTGCCGTTCGATTTTGAGCCGAACGAGTTCGAGATAGGCGGCGTGGCTGTTGAATTCGAGCGACGGCTCTTCAATGACCGGAGAGGCCCATCGATCGACACGGACGGAAGGCGCACCAGGCACCCGGGGAACCGCGATACGCTCGACCAGGCTGTCCGGCGCCTGGGTGTCCACGGGCTCCACCTTCATCGGTGCGACGGAGGGGATGGGCCGCTGCTGGACCGTCGGCCTTTGCAGATCCCTGGGTTCGGGCGGCGGGGGTCTGAGACGGGGGCGGGGGATGTGGCGGGTGATCGACTTGGGGATGTCCTGGACGGTCAGTTCGATGTACTCGAGCACGCTCGATCTGTAAATGCCGGCGATATGGAAAAAAAGGATGGTATGAACCCCGAGGGAAACCAGGATGAGGCTTCTCAGGAGCCAATTGGGCTTCTTCTTTTTCCCGACAGGGGGTATCGAGTTCGTCATCGTCCGATCTTCAGAGATCCTTTTCCGTGGCAAGGCAGAGTCTGCCTGCCCCCGCCGCCTTGGCGATGTCCATGA
- a CDS encoding conserved hypothetical protein (Evidence 4 : Unknown function but conserved in other organisms), with amino-acid sequence MTNSIPPVGKKKKPNWLLRSLILVSLGVHTILFFHIAGIYRSSVLEYIELTVQDIPKSITRHIPRPRLRPPPPEPRDLQRPTVQQRPIPSVAPMKVEPVDTQAPDSLVERIAVPRVPGAPSVRVDRWASPVIEEPSLEFNSHAAYLELVRLKIERQKKYPEAAKAMQIQGRVKVKFVITLDGNIQDLEIVESSRHADLDTAALRAVREAAPFPKPPASLFTQEIPLVFTAVFELI; translated from the coding sequence ATGACGAACTCGATACCCCCTGTCGGGAAAAAGAAGAAGCCCAATTGGCTCCTGAGAAGCCTCATCCTGGTTTCCCTCGGGGTTCATACCATCCTTTTTTTCCATATCGCCGGCATTTACAGATCGAGCGTGCTCGAGTACATCGAACTGACCGTCCAGGACATCCCCAAGTCGATCACCCGCCACATCCCCCGCCCCCGTCTCAGACCCCCGCCGCCCGAACCCAGGGATCTGCAAAGGCCGACGGTCCAGCAGCGGCCCATCCCCTCCGTCGCACCGATGAAGGTGGAGCCCGTGGACACCCAGGCGCCGGACAGCCTGGTCGAGCGTATCGCGGTTCCCCGGGTGCCTGGTGCGCCTTCCGTCCGTGTCGATCGATGGGCCTCTCCGGTCATTGAAGAGCCGTCGCTCGAATTCAACAGCCACGCCGCCTATCTCGAACTCGTTCGGCTCAAAATCGAACGGCAGAAGAAATACCCCGAAGCCGCCAAGGCGATGCAGATCCAGGGCCGCGTGAAAGTGAAATTTGTGATCACCCTCGACGGGAATATCCAAGACCTCGAGATTGTGGAGTCCTCGCGGCACGCCGACCTCGATACGGCGGCCCTTCGGGCGGTCCGTGAGGCAGCCCCGTTCCCGAAGCCCCCGGCAAGCCTCTTCACCCAGGAGATCCCGCTGGTGTTCACCGCGGTCTTCGAATTGATCTGA
- a CDS encoding Predicted TonB-dependent receptor has protein sequence MKVKHAVEVLLLSFFLVFSLSMPGAQAQDKKAASQPGVFDLGEVVVTGEAETVTQITTVDTIDRQELDLTNAQSVSEAIETLPGVFVSTGTRNEAYVNVRGFNQRYVPIYIDGIPLYLPWDGYVDASELSTGNISQITLTKGAASTLYGPNTMGGVINMVSMKPSKPFEGSYSFEVDENGPSGSLNLGSRIDNAYVMAGISGLDYDDFKMSDDFTPIRVPPGFRGYYEDGKRRDNSDMESIAGSFKVGFMPAEGHEYAIGVQHTNSERGLPVNVQPTERQRFWRFTEWEKTTYYFIGDSKITDHLTANTRLYYDTYYNVLDSYDSPSYDSQNMKYAFHSTYDDYTPGGSFTLRTTYIPRNKLSFAFHYKKDVHEEQDDIDTLWERYEAETYSYGLEDAIALADRLDLVLGVSYDVQKTKYANGGPLRDDDDVFNTMGGLVYTLEDATKFHGSVASKSRFPTLKELYSSLLGTATPNPNLEKEESVNYEIGVERPLPWKSSASLALFYADVDNLIVQTTLQGNDFYDNIGKARHQGLELGFKSEFLPNNTLEAHYTYLDAENRSPDRVSDHLPESPEHQIYLSDLYQANEWLSFFTKIQYNAGQWEEKSNNEWTELGSYWLFDLKAMAEISKFLVAEVGVRNLFDENYETGYGFPREGRTFFCGLRGTF, from the coding sequence ATGAAAGTGAAACACGCTGTCGAGGTTTTGTTGCTAAGTTTTTTTCTTGTTTTTTCCCTGTCCATGCCGGGCGCCCAAGCCCAGGACAAAAAGGCCGCATCCCAGCCGGGCGTCTTCGATCTGGGCGAGGTTGTGGTGACAGGGGAGGCTGAAACCGTCACCCAGATCACCACGGTTGACACCATCGACCGGCAGGAATTGGATCTGACGAACGCCCAGAGCGTATCCGAAGCGATCGAAACGCTTCCCGGCGTATTCGTTTCGACCGGCACACGAAACGAGGCGTACGTCAATGTGCGGGGTTTCAATCAGCGATACGTCCCCATCTATATCGACGGCATCCCGCTCTACCTTCCCTGGGACGGATATGTCGACGCCAGCGAGCTTTCGACGGGGAACATCTCGCAGATCACGCTGACCAAAGGGGCCGCATCCACGCTGTACGGCCCGAACACCATGGGCGGCGTCATCAACATGGTTTCCATGAAGCCTTCCAAGCCCTTTGAAGGCTCCTACTCGTTCGAAGTGGATGAAAACGGGCCCTCAGGAAGCTTGAACCTCGGCTCGAGGATCGACAATGCCTATGTGATGGCTGGCATCTCCGGTCTCGATTACGACGATTTCAAGATGTCGGACGACTTCACGCCGATCAGGGTTCCGCCGGGATTCCGGGGGTACTACGAGGACGGGAAACGCAGGGACAACTCCGATATGGAAAGCATCGCCGGCTCGTTCAAGGTGGGCTTCATGCCCGCAGAGGGCCATGAGTATGCCATCGGCGTCCAGCACACGAACAGTGAGAGGGGACTCCCGGTCAACGTGCAGCCGACCGAGCGGCAGCGCTTCTGGAGGTTCACCGAATGGGAAAAGACGACCTATTACTTCATTGGAGACAGCAAGATAACGGACCACTTGACAGCCAATACGCGCCTTTACTACGACACTTACTACAACGTCCTGGACTCCTACGACAGCCCCTCCTACGACTCGCAAAACATGAAGTACGCGTTTCACAGCACCTATGACGACTACACCCCGGGAGGTTCCTTTACCCTCAGAACGACCTACATCCCCCGAAACAAGCTGAGCTTCGCCTTCCATTACAAGAAGGACGTCCACGAAGAGCAGGACGACATCGACACGCTCTGGGAGCGCTATGAAGCCGAGACCTACTCCTACGGCCTCGAAGACGCCATAGCCCTCGCCGACCGCCTGGACCTGGTCCTCGGGGTCAGCTACGACGTTCAGAAGACCAAGTATGCCAACGGGGGACCTCTGCGGGACGACGATGACGTGTTCAACACCATGGGCGGTCTGGTCTATACGCTCGAGGATGCCACGAAGTTCCATGGCTCCGTAGCCAGCAAGAGCCGCTTCCCCACCTTGAAAGAGCTCTACTCCTCGCTGCTCGGGACGGCCACCCCCAATCCCAACCTCGAAAAGGAGGAATCCGTCAATTACGAGATCGGCGTGGAGCGCCCCCTGCCATGGAAGAGCAGCGCGTCCCTGGCGCTCTTCTACGCGGACGTCGACAACCTGATCGTGCAAACGACACTTCAGGGAAACGATTTTTACGACAATATCGGCAAGGCCAGGCATCAGGGCCTCGAACTGGGGTTCAAATCGGAGTTCCTGCCCAACAACACCCTGGAAGCCCACTACACGTATCTCGATGCAGAAAACCGTTCACCAGACCGGGTCAGCGACCATCTCCCGGAGTCCCCGGAGCACCAGATCTATCTGAGCGACCTGTACCAGGCCAACGAGTGGCTGTCCTTCTTCACCAAGATCCAGTACAACGCCGGCCAATGGGAGGAAAAGTCCAACAACGAGTGGACCGAACTCGGCAGCTACTGGCTCTTCGATCTGAAGGCCATGGCCGAAATCAGCAAGTTCCTGGTGGCCGAGGTGGGCGTCCGGAACCTGTTTGATGAAAATTACGAGACCGGCTACGGCTTCCCAAGGGAAGGCAGGACCTTCTTCTGCGGATTGCGCGGGACTTTCTAG
- a CDS encoding hypothetical protein (Evidence 5 : Unknown function) codes for MRKNRMWIALAFTVGLAVLGFFAYRGLHHNYYEAVTVTGATPLALFSPVPGEFRIEVSGEVKKLYTFESAALRAFATTRVRTKEVSPEGKFAGIFIYLGIPVYNLLEGIAPAYASEDSDNPLDFLVTFESKDGRQVHFPWGELMMPGDALPVTLAYSRLPLVPAKEKDQPDFLPPGEMLKGFRLIAPGERDTTRYLDDVVRIQFNRVRMAGDSLPERRKGEKCESSGVVCVDGSRVQEASWAGLEETTLQQWVRVGHGRGFLGQETISGYLFSEFLKANFESVSPDDYVMLIACDGYRVLYAAREILTTRSGQSMILLNRMNGRRPPGGQMLACTMDYYADRGLWGLSHIVRFRMPWDDPGSPAVVNLQ; via the coding sequence ATGCGAAAAAACAGGATGTGGATCGCCCTCGCCTTTACGGTGGGCCTTGCGGTGCTAGGCTTTTTCGCCTATCGGGGGCTCCATCACAACTATTACGAGGCCGTAACCGTCACGGGCGCCACCCCTCTCGCCCTTTTCAGCCCAGTGCCGGGTGAATTCAGGATCGAGGTCTCCGGGGAGGTCAAAAAGCTCTACACCTTTGAAAGCGCCGCCCTCAGAGCCTTTGCCACCACCCGTGTCCGGACCAAGGAGGTTTCCCCCGAAGGGAAATTCGCCGGCATCTTCATTTACCTGGGGATTCCCGTCTACAACCTGCTCGAAGGCATCGCCCCGGCCTACGCTTCGGAGGACTCCGACAACCCCTTGGATTTTCTCGTGACCTTCGAATCAAAAGACGGCCGTCAGGTCCACTTTCCATGGGGGGAGTTGATGATGCCGGGGGACGCCCTGCCGGTCACGCTGGCCTACAGCCGGCTCCCGCTGGTGCCGGCCAAGGAAAAGGATCAGCCGGATTTCCTTCCGCCCGGGGAGATGCTGAAGGGGTTCCGGCTGATCGCTCCGGGTGAGCGGGACACCACGCGCTACCTGGACGATGTGGTCCGGATCCAGTTCAACCGTGTGCGTATGGCAGGGGACTCCCTTCCGGAGCGGCGCAAGGGTGAGAAGTGCGAAAGTTCAGGAGTGGTCTGCGTCGACGGCAGCCGTGTGCAGGAGGCCTCGTGGGCCGGGCTGGAGGAAACGACCCTGCAACAGTGGGTGAGAGTAGGCCATGGCAGGGGCTTTCTGGGGCAGGAAACCATCTCGGGATACCTTTTCTCCGAATTCCTGAAAGCGAATTTCGAGAGCGTCTCCCCAGACGACTACGTCATGCTGATCGCCTGCGATGGATACCGGGTCCTCTATGCGGCCAGGGAGATCCTGACAACCCGTTCAGGGCAGTCCATGATCCTGCTGAACCGGATGAACGGCCGCCGCCCCCCGGGCGGGCAGATGCTTGCGTGCACCATGGACTACTATGCCGACCGCGGCCTTTGGGGCCTGAGCCACATTGTAAGGTTCCGTATGCCCTGGGATGACCCCGGATCGCCGGCTGTCGTGAATCTTCAATGA
- a CDS encoding Predicted biopolymer transport protein related to ExbB, producing the protein MIEFLQKGGILVAPILFCSVLGLAIFLERLIRFARSNIAGDGFLEKLVHYMRNGENHQAYELAESSGTPLGRILVQAMEVKDQGRETIETVINHATDEEIRTLSRNIQALATIGNVAPLLGLLGTILGMIKAFMVIQQMGGKVNASVLAGGIWEAMLTTALGLAVALPTMVAHSYLISRVDTFEAQLQNGTVAFIKALTRKSS; encoded by the coding sequence ATGATCGAATTTCTTCAGAAGGGCGGCATCCTCGTGGCGCCCATCCTCTTCTGCTCCGTTTTGGGGCTTGCGATCTTTCTCGAGCGCCTGATCCGGTTCGCACGATCGAACATCGCTGGGGACGGATTTCTCGAGAAACTGGTCCATTACATGAGAAACGGTGAAAATCATCAGGCCTACGAACTAGCCGAGTCGAGCGGCACCCCTCTCGGGCGCATCCTCGTCCAGGCCATGGAGGTGAAAGATCAAGGCAGGGAGACGATCGAGACGGTCATCAACCATGCCACCGACGAGGAAATCCGGACGCTCTCGCGGAACATCCAGGCCTTGGCGACCATCGGCAACGTGGCACCGCTCCTGGGCCTTCTCGGGACGATCCTCGGCATGATCAAGGCGTTCATGGTCATTCAGCAGATGGGCGGCAAGGTCAATGCCTCCGTACTGGCCGGCGGCATCTGGGAGGCCATGCTCACCACGGCCCTCGGGCTCGCCGTGGCCTTGCCGACGATGGTCGCCCACAGCTACCTCATCTCCCGCGTCGACACCTTCGAGGCCCAGCTTCAGAACGGGACGGTCGCGTTCATCAAGGCGCTCACGCGAAAGTCATCCTAG
- a CDS encoding hypothetical protein (Evidence 5 : Unknown function), with translation MNVVHHPIASDAKSIHVVQLMRLKAFRPDAQGPVIFLERFSRQICCRLPDVSTSRIASAGHHALSVRFH, from the coding sequence TTGAATGTAGTGCACCATCCCATCGCCTCCGATGCAAAAAGTATTCATGTCGTTCAGTTGATGCGGCTGAAAGCCTTCAGACCTGACGCACAAGGGCCGGTCATTTTCCTTGAGCGGTTCAGCCGGCAGATATGCTGCCGGCTGCCTGATGTTTCCACGTCGAGGATCGCGTCCGCCGGGCATCACGCGCTCTCAGTCCGATTTCATTGA
- a CDS encoding Nucleoside deaminase family protein — protein sequence MVHYIQRFRRYVVIAVVFLFCLYPSVCPAEDPAAPAPDLDRILKRIEAYTPDPRYPDDPFILVTLREALSGKQEGSGGVGACLVMESTGEIVERGHNRQYSPYFRSDLHAEMDLLNRFENRRNIQRSVDGPSQNPRQLDGLVLYSSFEPCPMCLTRIINAGIEKTLYAVPDPMGGMCSRIDQLPPFWREMAGGRFYGPASCSPELKKIAIELFGHYAARMTETE from the coding sequence ATGGTGCACTACATTCAAAGATTTCGGAGATATGTTGTCATTGCAGTAGTTTTTCTATTCTGCCTGTACCCTTCGGTCTGCCCGGCCGAAGACCCTGCCGCGCCAGCCCCCGATCTGGATCGCATCCTGAAGCGCATCGAGGCCTACACGCCGGATCCAAGATATCCGGACGACCCGTTCATCCTCGTGACGCTGCGCGAGGCCCTGTCGGGCAAGCAGGAAGGGAGCGGCGGAGTAGGCGCCTGCCTGGTGATGGAAAGCACGGGGGAGATCGTCGAACGAGGCCACAACAGGCAATACTCGCCGTACTTCCGAAGCGACCTGCACGCTGAGATGGACCTCTTGAACCGCTTCGAGAACCGACGCAACATCCAGAGGAGCGTCGACGGCCCATCCCAGAATCCGAGGCAGTTGGACGGTTTGGTCCTTTACAGTTCCTTCGAGCCATGCCCCATGTGCCTCACACGGATCATCAACGCCGGCATCGAAAAGACGCTTTATGCCGTTCCGGATCCCATGGGAGGCATGTGCAGCAGGATCGACCAACTCCCGCCCTTTTGGAGAGAGATGGCGGGAGGCCGCTTCTACGGCCCGGCCTCCTGCTCTCCCGAACTCAAGAAAATCGCCATCGAGCTGTTCGGACACTATGCAGCGCGCATGACCGAAACGGAGTGA
- a CDS encoding ExbD/TolR-like biopolymer transport protein — translation MLNRPRRRSQNGVQIPLTSLIDIVFLLLIYFLLTTNFLVEEGIKIKLPQAKAAAPQTEEVITVYVDPEGRAYIGTEEVSLAALFDRLKAIIGTSEDSLVVVRADRTVVLNKAVKVMDIAKAAGAGRLCLATEKDL, via the coding sequence ATGTTGAACCGCCCCAGACGGAGAAGCCAGAACGGCGTGCAGATCCCCCTCACCTCGCTCATCGACATCGTTTTCCTTCTCCTGATCTATTTTCTGCTTACGACGAACTTCCTGGTCGAAGAAGGAATCAAGATCAAGCTTCCCCAGGCCAAAGCGGCGGCCCCCCAGACCGAGGAGGTCATCACCGTCTATGTCGATCCGGAAGGAAGGGCCTACATCGGGACCGAGGAGGTGTCGCTGGCCGCCCTTTTCGACCGGTTGAAGGCGATCATCGGCACGAGTGAAGACAGCCTCGTCGTGGTCCGGGCAGACCGCACCGTGGTCCTGAACAAGGCGGTGAAGGTCATGGACATCGCCAAGGCGGCGGGGGCAGGCAGACTCTGCCTTGCCACGGAAAAGGATCTCTGA
- a CDS encoding Threonine dehydratase — MAAITLETIREAARAIAEHINRTPCALSRTLSEITGAQVFIKFENLQFTGSFKERGALFKLLSLTPSEHSAGVIAMSAGNHAQAVAYHARRLGIPAVIVMPRFTPHVKVEHTKRFGAEVVLHGEDLTEAGEFASTTAARRGLRLIHPYDDERIIAGQGTVALEFLEAQPALECLLIPVGGGGLIAGNALAAKAINPAIRVFGVQTARYPSMRQALAGEPIRCGRSTLAEGIAVKSPGRLTLPIIREAVEEILLVDENDIERAVLLFLEVEKTVAEGAGAAGLAALLANPERFRGRRVGLVLSGGNIDLMVLSTIIQRGLVRTGRLGRLTVELADSPGSLAEVTAVLGRLEANIVEVLHQRTFVSLPLQSAEVEFILQTRGLPHMRAVVEGLRAEGIEGRWVEQQAD; from the coding sequence ATGGCTGCCATCACCCTTGAAACGATCCGGGAAGCGGCTCGGGCCATCGCCGAGCACATCAACCGGACACCCTGCGCGCTGTCCCGGACGCTTTCGGAGATCACCGGCGCCCAGGTGTTCATCAAGTTCGAAAACCTGCAATTCACCGGATCCTTCAAGGAGCGGGGCGCACTCTTCAAACTCCTGAGTCTGACCCCGAGCGAGCACAGCGCTGGGGTCATCGCGATGTCGGCGGGCAACCACGCCCAGGCCGTCGCCTACCACGCCCGCCGGCTCGGGATACCCGCCGTCATCGTCATGCCCCGCTTCACCCCGCACGTCAAGGTCGAGCATACAAAGCGGTTCGGTGCCGAGGTCGTCCTCCACGGGGAGGACCTCACCGAAGCCGGCGAGTTCGCAAGCACGACGGCTGCTCGCCGGGGGCTTCGCCTCATCCACCCCTACGACGATGAAAGGATCATCGCCGGCCAGGGGACCGTCGCCCTGGAGTTCCTCGAGGCGCAGCCCGCCCTCGAGTGCCTGCTGATTCCGGTCGGAGGCGGGGGGCTCATCGCCGGCAACGCCCTGGCTGCAAAGGCCATCAATCCCGCCATCCGTGTATTCGGGGTGCAGACCGCGCGCTACCCTTCCATGCGGCAGGCGCTCGCAGGCGAGCCCATCCGGTGCGGACGTTCGACCCTCGCCGAGGGGATCGCCGTCAAATCACCGGGCCGCCTCACCCTGCCGATCATCCGGGAGGCTGTGGAAGAGATCCTGCTGGTCGATGAAAACGATATAGAAAGAGCGGTCCTATTGTTCCTGGAGGTGGAAAAAACGGTCGCGGAAGGCGCCGGCGCCGCCGGGCTCGCAGCGCTCCTCGCAAACCCGGAGCGCTTCCGGGGCCGCCGGGTGGGCCTGGTCCTCTCGGGCGGGAACATCGACCTCATGGTGCTTTCCACCATCATCCAGCGGGGTCTGGTCCGCACCGGCCGGCTCGGACGACTCACCGTCGAACTCGCCGACTCGCCCGGTTCTCTGGCGGAGGTCACGGCCGTCCTCGGACGGCTGGAGGCGAACATCGTCGAAGTGCTGCATCAACGGACCTTCGTCAGCCTCCCCCTGCAGTCGGCGGAGGTGGAGTTCATCCTCCAGACACGGGGGCTTCCCCACATGCGCGCGGTGGTCGAAGGTCTCCGGGCGGAGGGCATCGAGGGCCGGTGGGTGGAGCAGCAGGCGGACTGA